A section of the Kribbella sp. HUAS MG21 genome encodes:
- a CDS encoding intradiol ring-cleavage dioxygenase, with protein MDLQGDDLTEAVVASFDGSVSDRYRDVMSALIRHLHAFAREVELTEDEYFTAIDFLTRTGQISTGTRQEFVLLADVLGLSMLTVGLGNRKPPEATQSTVFGPFFVEGSPEAQLGDDIANGAPGQPCLVSGKVLNTKGEPIAGALVETWQADEDGFYDVQKDLDGPQNRAHLTTDADGNYRFWAVKPVAYPIPDDGPVGELLRAGGRGPMRPAHIHFMVTAPGYSRLITHVFAAGDEFLDTDAVFGVKESLIAEFTEHAAGTEAPDGKTPSETYYTVHYDLVLATTEETQQ; from the coding sequence ATGGACCTGCAAGGTGACGACCTGACCGAAGCCGTGGTGGCCAGCTTCGACGGCAGCGTCAGCGACCGCTACCGCGACGTGATGAGCGCGCTCATCCGCCACCTGCACGCGTTCGCGCGCGAGGTGGAGCTCACCGAGGACGAGTACTTCACCGCGATCGACTTCCTGACCAGGACCGGCCAGATCTCCACCGGTACGCGGCAGGAGTTCGTGCTGCTGGCCGACGTACTCGGGCTGTCCATGCTGACCGTCGGCCTGGGCAACCGGAAGCCGCCGGAAGCCACCCAGTCCACCGTGTTCGGCCCGTTCTTCGTCGAGGGATCCCCCGAGGCGCAGCTCGGCGACGACATCGCGAACGGCGCCCCCGGACAGCCGTGCCTGGTGAGCGGCAAGGTCCTGAACACCAAGGGCGAACCGATCGCCGGAGCACTCGTCGAGACCTGGCAGGCCGACGAGGACGGCTTCTACGACGTCCAGAAGGACCTCGACGGCCCGCAGAACCGTGCCCACCTCACGACCGATGCCGACGGCAACTACCGGTTCTGGGCGGTGAAGCCCGTCGCCTACCCGATCCCCGACGACGGCCCGGTCGGCGAGCTGCTCCGCGCCGGCGGTCGCGGTCCGATGCGCCCCGCGCACATCCACTTCATGGTCACCGCGCCCGGCTACAGCCGCCTCATCACCCACGTCTTCGCGGCAGGCGACGAGTTCCTCGACACCGACGCGGTCTTCGGCGTCAAGGAGTCGCTGATCGCCGAGTTCACCGAGCACGCTGCCGGCACCGAGGCCCCGGACGGCAAGACGCCCAGCGAGACCTACTACACCGTCCACTACGACTTGGTGCTCGCCACCACCGAGGAGACGCAGCAGTGA
- a CDS encoding TrmH family RNA methyltransferase, producing MVGPNEVGVGPWEGDWPDDPRLDPALLAEGDRRNVVDKYRYWRLEAIVEDLDRQRNPFHIAIENWQHDLNIGSVVRTANAFLAAEVHIVGNRKWNRRGAMVTDRYQHVRHHPTLDDLASYASGLGLPVIGIDNLPGSVPLETYDLPRACVLLFGQEGPGLTADAHEICTAVLSIAQFGSTRSINASAAAAIAMHSWIRRHTFGQSGSC from the coding sequence ATGGTGGGTCCGAACGAGGTCGGAGTGGGCCCGTGGGAGGGCGATTGGCCCGACGATCCGCGGCTGGATCCGGCGCTGCTCGCGGAGGGCGACCGGCGCAACGTCGTCGACAAGTACCGGTACTGGCGGCTCGAGGCGATCGTCGAGGACCTGGACCGGCAGCGGAACCCGTTCCACATCGCGATCGAGAACTGGCAGCACGACCTGAACATCGGCTCCGTCGTGCGGACCGCGAACGCGTTCCTGGCCGCCGAGGTCCATATCGTCGGCAACCGGAAGTGGAACCGCCGCGGCGCGATGGTCACCGACCGCTACCAGCACGTCCGCCACCACCCGACCCTCGACGACCTGGCGTCGTACGCCTCGGGGCTCGGGTTGCCGGTGATCGGCATCGACAACCTGCCCGGTTCGGTGCCGCTCGAGACCTACGACCTGCCCCGGGCCTGCGTCCTGCTCTTCGGTCAGGAAGGCCCCGGGCTGACCGCCGACGCCCACGAGATCTGTACGGCGGTCCTGTCGATCGCCCAGTTCGGCTCCACCCGTTCGATCAACGCGAGCGCCGCCGCGGCGATCGCCATGCACTCCTGGATCCGCCGCCACACCTTCGGCCAATCCGGAAGTTGTTGA
- a CDS encoding DedA family protein gives MLPLAAMLMPSWMDPEYLLHWLGDWALWGTLLVVFIECGVLFPILPGDSLLFAVGLFIAQGSIDVPLWLACVLLTVAAFLGNVSGYYIGRFLGTSLFQNPNARFLKPKYIVQTHEFFERYGPRALVLGRFVPIVRTFITIVAGAGRMDPKKFFLWTAIGAVIWAPGLTLLGHALGNVQFIHDHLESALLLLVVVSVIPMFVEYFLARRRKRAAGTETAARHAAPKHAVTKD, from the coding sequence GTGCTTCCTCTTGCCGCGATGCTGATGCCGTCCTGGATGGACCCCGAGTACCTGCTGCACTGGCTGGGTGACTGGGCCCTCTGGGGCACGCTACTGGTCGTGTTCATCGAGTGCGGGGTGCTGTTCCCGATCCTGCCCGGTGACTCGTTGCTGTTCGCCGTCGGCCTGTTCATCGCGCAGGGCTCGATCGACGTCCCGCTGTGGCTGGCCTGTGTGCTGCTGACGGTCGCCGCGTTCCTCGGCAACGTGTCCGGCTACTACATCGGCCGGTTCCTCGGTACGTCGCTGTTCCAGAACCCGAACGCGCGGTTCCTGAAGCCGAAGTACATCGTGCAGACGCACGAGTTCTTCGAGCGGTACGGGCCGCGGGCGCTGGTGCTGGGCCGGTTCGTGCCGATCGTCCGGACGTTCATCACGATCGTCGCCGGCGCCGGCAGGATGGACCCGAAGAAGTTCTTCCTCTGGACCGCGATCGGCGCGGTGATCTGGGCCCCGGGCCTGACGCTGCTCGGGCACGCGCTCGGCAACGTGCAGTTCATCCACGATCACCTGGAGTCGGCGCTGCTGCTGCTGGTGGTGGTCTCGGTGATCCCGATGTTCGTCGAGTACTTCCTGGCCCGCCGCCGCAAGCGCGCAGCCGGCACCGAGACGGCCGCCCGGCACGCCGCGCCGAAGCACGCGGTCACGAAGGACTAG
- a CDS encoding IclR family transcriptional regulator C-terminal domain-containing protein: MPGDASTGTFLQGLERGLAVIRAFSAEAPSLTLSEVARAVGITPATARRILLTLEELGYVRSDNRRFSLTPRVLALGWAYLSSLDLGELAGPFMEELSAKTRESCSIATLDLPDIVYVARVPTSRIMTVALGVGARLPAYPTSMGRVLLAGLPDDELTSYLDTLQPEPLTDRTLTSPDELRAAITQARADGYALVDQELEQGLRSIAAPIHNSRGRVIAALNVSAHASRSTPTSLCEEFLPHLRQAATQITTALTHRGM; the protein is encoded by the coding sequence ATGCCGGGTGACGCGTCTACAGGCACATTTCTGCAAGGACTGGAGCGCGGCCTCGCGGTGATCCGCGCGTTCTCCGCCGAGGCGCCGTCGCTGACGCTCAGCGAGGTGGCGCGCGCCGTCGGCATCACGCCCGCGACGGCGCGCCGGATCCTGCTCACGCTGGAGGAGCTGGGCTACGTCCGCAGCGACAACCGCCGCTTCTCGCTCACCCCGCGCGTACTCGCCCTGGGCTGGGCCTACCTGTCGTCCCTCGACCTAGGTGAACTCGCCGGCCCGTTCATGGAGGAACTCAGCGCCAAGACCCGCGAGTCCTGCTCGATCGCGACCCTCGACCTGCCTGACATCGTGTACGTCGCCCGCGTCCCGACGAGCCGCATCATGACGGTGGCGCTGGGCGTCGGCGCCCGCCTCCCGGCGTACCCGACCTCGATGGGCCGGGTCCTCCTCGCGGGCCTCCCCGACGACGAACTCACGTCGTACCTCGACACTCTGCAGCCCGAGCCGCTTACCGACCGCACGCTCACATCCCCCGACGAACTCCGCGCCGCCATCACCCAAGCGCGCGCCGACGGCTACGCCCTGGTCGACCAGGAGCTCGAACAGGGCCTCCGCTCCATCGCCGCCCCCATCCACAACTCCCGCGGCCGCGTCATCGCCGCCCTCAACGTCTCCGCCCACGCCTCCCGCTCGACGCCCACGTCCCTCTGCGAGGAATTCCTCCCCCACCTCCGCCAAGCCGCCACCCAGATCACCACCGCCCTGACCCACCGCGGCATGTAG
- a CDS encoding maleylacetate reductase: protein MPRPVEPDAVQPGGGFVHTFLPGRVVFGAGTLDRVGAEVEALGVRRVLVIATKSARAAADAVESQLGDRFAGRIDGVTQHVPTELADQARTKAHTTQADAVIAIGGGSATGLAKAIALTSTTSLSQQSTDLVVVAVPTTYSGSEMTAVWGETSGEGKVTGVDLGVLPRVVVYDPVLSRGLPLGVTAASVANAVAHCVEAVWTPKADPITEMAAVEGLLALSAGLREVQAAPEDLDARGKLLYGACLAGSALAAAGTGLHHKLCHLLGGTYNLPHAETHAAVLPQVTRMNAPAVPQAKARLEAALGTTDLAAGLFDLFQAAGVPTSLRELGLTEAQAAEAAKAFRPTANPVPVTEELVREILSRAWAGTRP from the coding sequence ATGCCACGTCCAGTCGAACCTGATGCGGTGCAGCCCGGCGGCGGGTTCGTGCACACGTTCCTGCCCGGGCGGGTGGTGTTCGGCGCGGGCACGCTCGACCGTGTCGGAGCGGAGGTCGAGGCGCTCGGCGTACGACGGGTGCTCGTCATCGCGACCAAGTCCGCGCGCGCCGCAGCCGACGCAGTCGAATCCCAACTGGGCGACCGCTTCGCCGGCCGGATCGACGGAGTCACCCAACACGTACCAACCGAGCTAGCCGACCAGGCCCGCACCAAAGCCCACACCACCCAAGCCGATGCAGTAATAGCCATCGGCGGCGGCTCCGCAACAGGCCTAGCCAAAGCAATAGCCCTCACAAGCACCACCTCCCTGAGCCAACAATCAACCGACCTCGTGGTGGTGGCTGTGCCTACGACTTATTCGGGGTCTGAGATGACGGCGGTTTGGGGGGAGACTTCGGGTGAGGGGAAGGTGACCGGGGTGGATCTGGGGGTTCTGCCTCGGGTGGTGGTTTATGACCCGGTGTTGAGTCGGGGGTTGCCGCTGGGGGTTACCGCGGCAAGTGTGGCCAATGCGGTGGCGCATTGTGTTGAGGCCGTGTGGACTCCGAAGGCTGATCCGATCACGGAAATGGCTGCGGTTGAAGGGCTTCTGGCCTTGAGCGCGGGGCTGCGTGAGGTTCAGGCAGCACCTGAGGATTTAGATGCTCGGGGCAAGCTTTTGTACGGCGCCTGCCTGGCGGGGTCGGCGTTGGCGGCCGCCGGGACCGGACTGCATCACAAGCTGTGCCATCTGCTGGGCGGCACCTACAACCTGCCGCACGCCGAGACGCACGCCGCCGTACTCCCGCAGGTAACTCGGATGAACGCCCCCGCAGTCCCCCAAGCGAAAGCCCGACTGGAAGCAGCCCTGGGTACGACGGACCTCGCCGCCGGGCTGTTCGACCTGTTCCAAGCGGCTGGCGTGCCGACGAGCTTGCGCGAACTCGGCCTGACCGAAGCGCAAGCCGCCGAAGCCGCGAAGGCGTTCCGGCCGACCGCGAATCCGGTCCCGGTGACCGAGGAACTGGTGCGCGAGATTCTCAGCCGCGCCTGGGCCGGCACGCGACCTTGA
- a CDS encoding VOC family protein, whose amino-acid sequence MLRGFATVSFYATDLKAARAWYEKLLGIEAYYAVPTVEDPAYVEFRFGDFQCELGIIDARYATQQVGSTPAGAIIHWHVDDLEAELQHLLDHGATLHEPITERGNNTGFRTASVVDPFGNLIGIMNNPHYVQIHQELTA is encoded by the coding sequence ATGCTGCGAGGATTTGCGACCGTCAGCTTCTACGCGACCGACCTGAAGGCGGCGCGGGCCTGGTACGAGAAGTTGCTCGGGATCGAGGCGTACTACGCGGTGCCGACCGTCGAGGATCCGGCGTATGTCGAGTTCCGGTTCGGCGACTTCCAGTGCGAGCTCGGCATCATCGACGCGCGGTACGCCACCCAGCAGGTCGGGTCGACGCCGGCCGGAGCGATCATCCACTGGCACGTCGACGACCTCGAGGCCGAGCTCCAGCACCTCCTCGACCACGGCGCCACCCTGCACGAGCCGATCACCGAACGCGGCAACAACACCGGCTTCCGCACCGCCAGCGTCGTGGACCCCTTCGGCAACCTGATCGGCATCATGAACAACCCCCACTACGTCCAGATCCACCAAGAACTAACCGCCTGA
- a CDS encoding FAD-dependent monooxygenase: MITTDVLIVGSGPAGGAASLFLSTYGIDNIVLTRYGWTANTPRAHITNQRTIELMRDMGIEDQVVDKGTAHHLMGETAFCTSLAGEEIGRIRTWGTHPRRLADYTEASPCLPVDLPQTLFEPILVSTAAGRGARLRFDTEYESLEQDADGVTATVRDRLSGTTYQIRAKYLIGADGGRSKVAQDIELPMAGRMDIEGSMNIVFEADLSQYVAHRPSVLYWVLQPGAQIGGIGAGLIRMVRPWNEWLIVWGYDINQPAPVVDAAMATEIVHNLVGDTIDVKLKSASVWSVNHMYAERTSKGRVFCMGDAIHRHPPSNGLGSNTSIQDAYNLAWKLALVLKGQADPKLLETYNDERAPIARQIVDRANKSRNQFGQIFRALGMTPDAPAGWTIESRKDDTAAAAAQREELRQAIELKDYEFNAHGVELGQRYNSAAVLADGTPEPPYDRDHELYYHPTTWPGARIPHCWLTRGSETVSTLDVVGKGRFTLLTGIGGEAWVKAAQTVAEQLGVPIEPFVIGPGRELDDLYGDWARVREIPDEGCLLVRPDAHIAYRAFEQPEDPTEGLRQALRTLLGR; this comes from the coding sequence GTGATCACCACAGACGTTCTCATCGTCGGCAGCGGCCCGGCGGGCGGTGCCGCATCGCTGTTCCTGTCCACGTACGGCATCGACAACATCGTGCTGACCCGCTACGGCTGGACCGCCAACACGCCCCGCGCGCACATCACCAACCAGCGCACGATCGAGCTGATGCGCGACATGGGCATCGAGGACCAGGTCGTCGACAAGGGCACCGCCCACCACCTGATGGGCGAGACCGCGTTCTGCACCAGCCTGGCCGGCGAGGAGATCGGCCGGATCCGGACCTGGGGCACGCATCCACGCCGCCTCGCCGACTACACAGAGGCGAGCCCGTGCCTCCCCGTCGATCTCCCCCAGACCCTGTTCGAGCCGATCCTGGTCAGTACGGCGGCCGGCCGCGGCGCCCGGCTGCGCTTCGACACCGAGTACGAGAGCCTCGAGCAGGACGCCGACGGCGTGACGGCGACGGTGCGCGACCGGCTGAGCGGTACGACGTACCAGATCCGCGCGAAGTACTTGATCGGCGCGGACGGCGGGCGCAGCAAGGTCGCGCAGGACATCGAGCTGCCGATGGCGGGCCGGATGGACATCGAGGGGTCGATGAACATCGTGTTCGAGGCGGACCTCAGCCAGTACGTCGCCCACCGCCCGAGCGTCCTGTACTGGGTGCTCCAGCCCGGCGCGCAGATCGGCGGCATCGGCGCCGGCCTGATCCGGATGGTCCGCCCGTGGAACGAGTGGTTGATCGTCTGGGGCTACGACATCAACCAGCCCGCCCCGGTCGTGGACGCGGCGATGGCCACCGAGATCGTGCACAACCTGGTCGGCGACACGATCGACGTGAAGCTGAAGAGTGCGTCGGTCTGGAGCGTCAACCACATGTACGCCGAACGGACGTCCAAGGGCCGCGTGTTCTGTATGGGCGACGCGATCCACCGGCACCCGCCGAGCAACGGCCTCGGCTCGAACACCTCGATCCAGGACGCGTACAACCTGGCCTGGAAGCTCGCACTCGTCCTCAAGGGCCAGGCCGACCCGAAGCTGCTCGAGACCTACAACGACGAGCGCGCCCCGATCGCTCGGCAGATCGTTGACCGCGCCAACAAGAGCCGCAACCAGTTCGGCCAGATCTTCCGCGCCCTGGGCATGACGCCCGACGCACCGGCCGGCTGGACGATCGAGTCCCGCAAGGACGACACGGCCGCCGCGGCCGCGCAACGCGAGGAGCTGCGCCAGGCGATCGAGCTGAAGGACTACGAGTTCAACGCCCACGGCGTCGAACTCGGCCAGCGCTACAACTCCGCCGCGGTGCTCGCGGACGGTACGCCCGAGCCGCCGTACGACCGGGACCACGAGCTGTACTACCACCCGACGACCTGGCCCGGCGCCCGGATCCCGCACTGCTGGCTGACCCGCGGCTCGGAGACCGTGAGCACCCTGGACGTGGTCGGCAAGGGCCGGTTCACGCTGCTCACCGGGATCGGCGGCGAGGCGTGGGTCAAGGCGGCGCAGACGGTGGCCGAGCAACTCGGCGTACCGATCGAGCCGTTCGTGATCGGTCCCGGACGCGAACTCGACGACCTGTACGGCGACTGGGCGCGCGTGCGCGAGATCCCGGACGAGGGCTGTCTCCTCGTCCGCCCGGACGCGCACATCGCGTACCGCGCGTTCGAACAGCCCGAGGACCCGACGGAAGGGCTTCGGCAGGCGCTCCGGACGCTGCTAGGCCGCTGA